One stretch of Streptomyces sp. A2-16 DNA includes these proteins:
- a CDS encoding alpha-L-arabinofuranosidase B, with product MPALLIFRRLRRGVIVSLASLALAFAGLIAFSGASHAATQGPCDIYAAGGTPCVAAHSTTRALFASYNGPLYQVQRASDSALQNIGVLSAGGVADAAAQDSFCAGTTCVITRLYDQTGRGNTLVYQGPGGTGGADTAANATTETVSVGGQKAYALYINPGNSYFAYNSTGGVPTGSAPEGEYMITSGTHANNGCCFDYGNTETDHHADGNGAMDAINFSTECWFGGCSGTGPWVQADLENGLFTGGSKAWNPNQVSETSHFVTAMLKNNGTTQMALKGASAASGSLTQFYSGALPSGYNPMHKQGAVILGSGGDCCQTNHNASAGTFYEGAMVSGYPSDATDAAVQANIAAAGYSTSTPFTPGARLALQATSPCCTSDYLQHDTSDDKVVIAPVTAGSTATDKGDATWIVHAGLANSNCVSFEAANAPGRYIRHWAFQLHLQTDDGTGQFAADATFCPKSGNSGTGYSLQSFNYPAKYIRHYRFTGYVAGDGGTNAWDTSSLWTQDTSWLTASPWS from the coding sequence GTGCCTGCCCTGCTCATTTTCCGCCGACTGCGCCGAGGGGTGATCGTCTCCCTGGCGTCGCTGGCGCTCGCCTTCGCCGGCCTGATCGCCTTCAGCGGCGCGTCGCACGCCGCCACTCAAGGACCCTGTGACATCTACGCGGCGGGTGGCACTCCGTGCGTCGCCGCGCACAGCACCACACGCGCACTCTTCGCCTCGTACAACGGCCCCCTGTACCAGGTGCAGCGAGCATCGGACAGCGCGTTGCAGAACATCGGGGTGCTGTCCGCCGGAGGCGTCGCGGACGCCGCGGCACAGGACTCTTTCTGCGCGGGGACCACCTGCGTCATCACCCGCCTCTACGACCAGACCGGCCGCGGCAACACCCTGGTCTACCAGGGCCCCGGCGGGACGGGCGGCGCCGACACGGCGGCCAATGCGACCACCGAAACGGTCAGTGTGGGCGGCCAGAAGGCGTACGCGCTGTACATCAACCCGGGCAACAGCTACTTCGCCTACAACTCCACCGGGGGCGTGCCGACCGGCAGCGCACCCGAGGGCGAGTACATGATCACCAGCGGTACCCACGCCAACAACGGCTGCTGCTTCGACTACGGCAACACCGAGACGGACCACCACGCCGACGGCAACGGCGCCATGGACGCGATCAACTTCAGCACCGAATGCTGGTTCGGCGGCTGCAGCGGAACCGGCCCGTGGGTGCAAGCCGACCTGGAGAACGGCCTGTTCACCGGTGGCAGCAAGGCATGGAACCCCAACCAGGTCTCCGAGACGAGCCACTTCGTCACCGCGATGCTCAAGAACAACGGCACCACACAGATGGCCCTCAAGGGTGCGAGCGCCGCCTCCGGGAGTCTGACCCAGTTCTACAGCGGCGCACTGCCCAGCGGATACAACCCGATGCACAAGCAGGGCGCCGTCATCCTCGGCAGCGGCGGCGACTGCTGCCAGACCAACCACAACGCCAGCGCGGGCACTTTCTACGAGGGCGCCATGGTCAGCGGCTACCCCTCCGACGCCACCGACGCAGCGGTCCAGGCCAACATCGCCGCGGCCGGATACAGCACCTCCACCCCCTTCACCCCTGGCGCCAGGCTGGCCCTGCAGGCCACCTCCCCCTGCTGCACCAGCGACTACCTGCAGCACGACACCAGTGACGACAAGGTCGTCATCGCGCCGGTCACCGCCGGCAGCACGGCCACCGACAAGGGCGACGCCACCTGGATCGTCCACGCCGGCCTGGCCAACAGCAACTGCGTCTCCTTCGAGGCGGCCAACGCACCCGGCAGGTACATCAGGCACTGGGCGTTCCAGCTCCACCTCCAAACCGACGACGGCACCGGCCAGTTCGCGGCCGACGCCACCTTCTGCCCCAAGTCAGGCAACAGCGGCACGGGTTACTCACTGCAATCCTTCAACTACCCGGCCAAATACATTCGCCACTACCGCTTCACCGGCTACGTCGCCGGCGACGGTGGCACCAACGCCTGGGACACCTCCTCGCTGTGGACCCAGGACACCAGCTGGCTCACCGCCTCCCCCTGGAGCTGA